Proteins encoded together in one Janthinobacterium tructae window:
- a CDS encoding 23S rRNA (adenine(2030)-N(6))-methyltransferase RlmJ has product MLSYRHAFHAGNHADVLKHYVQIQLLQYLNQKDTAYSYIDTHSGAGVYALDGGYAAKNAEYETGIAPLWDRTDLPASLAEYMKLIKEMNPSGKMRYYPGSPYCADKVSREQDRLRLFELHPADAKILADNFRKVEAHALAQGERPTVRGKRVLITKADGFQSLKALLPPPSRRALVLIDPPYEDKMDYRKVKDTLADALVRFPSGIYAVWYPVLQRMESRQFADKLKQLPSSDWLHVTLTVNTPSPDGFGLHSSGMFILNPPYTLEPMLREVMPYLVKVLGRDDGAKFVLETGKGGQKNTGTRRV; this is encoded by the coding sequence ATGTTGAGTTACCGCCACGCCTTTCACGCGGGTAATCACGCCGATGTGTTGAAGCATTATGTGCAGATTCAGTTGTTGCAATATCTGAATCAAAAAGATACCGCCTATAGTTATATCGATACCCACTCCGGCGCGGGTGTGTATGCGCTCGACGGTGGTTATGCCGCGAAAAATGCGGAATACGAAACGGGCATCGCGCCCCTGTGGGACCGCACGGACTTGCCGGCCTCGCTGGCCGAGTACATGAAGCTGATCAAGGAAATGAATCCGAGCGGCAAGATGCGCTACTACCCGGGTTCGCCGTACTGCGCCGACAAGGTCAGCCGCGAGCAAGACCGGTTGCGCCTGTTCGAGCTGCATCCTGCCGATGCAAAAATTCTGGCTGACAACTTCCGCAAGGTCGAGGCGCATGCGCTGGCCCAAGGCGAGCGTCCTACCGTGCGCGGCAAGCGTGTGCTCATCACCAAGGCTGACGGCTTCCAGAGCCTGAAAGCCCTGCTGCCGCCGCCATCGCGCCGCGCGCTGGTGCTGATCGACCCGCCATATGAAGACAAGATGGATTACCGCAAGGTCAAGGACACCCTGGCCGACGCCCTGGTGCGCTTCCCGTCGGGCATCTACGCCGTCTGGTACCCGGTGCTGCAGCGCATGGAATCGCGCCAGTTCGCCGACAAGCTCAAGCAACTGCCCAGCTCGGACTGGCTGCACGTGACGCTGACGGTCAACACGCCGTCGCCGGACGGCTTCGGCTTGCACAGCAGCGGCATGTTCATCTTGAACCCGCCGTACACGCTCGAGCCGATGTTGCGCGAAGTCATGCCGTACCTGGTCAAGGTATTGGGTCGCGACGATGGCGCCAAGTTTGTGTTGGAAACGGGCAAGGGCGGGCAGAAAAACACGGGTACCCGCCGAGTCTGA
- a CDS encoding thioredoxin family protein, translating into MHSLTLTTDNRADVAAALAGPRWTVACLCALWCGTCGSYRATFEELAARHPDTLFVWIDIEDQADVVGDLDIDNFPTLLIQREDHVAFFGTVLPDGGLAHRMVQAQQALSAEELAALAGSTQERRDWQRDCNLRNMLAATLT; encoded by the coding sequence ATGCACAGCCTGACCCTCACGACCGATAACCGCGCCGACGTCGCGGCAGCCCTGGCCGGCCCACGCTGGACCGTGGCCTGCCTGTGTGCGCTGTGGTGCGGCACCTGCGGCAGCTACCGCGCCACGTTCGAGGAACTGGCCGCGCGCCACCCGGACACGCTCTTCGTCTGGATCGACATCGAAGACCAGGCCGACGTGGTGGGCGACCTCGACATCGACAACTTCCCCACCCTGCTGATCCAGCGCGAGGACCATGTCGCCTTCTTCGGCACGGTGCTGCCCGACGGCGGCCTGGCGCACCGCATGGTGCAGGCGCAGCAGGCGCTCAGCGCCGAGGAACTGGCGGCACTGGCCGGCAGCACGCAGGAGCGGCGCGACTGGCAGCGCGACTGCAATTTGCGCAACATGCTGGCCGCCACCCTGACATAA
- a CDS encoding xanthine dehydrogenase family protein molybdopterin-binding subunit produces the protein MAAEKNTSRRRFLLGGLGLGVAGVGALVLGWGVLPPRQRLHGSVPLPLQDGAVALNGWLAIQADGSVILAMPRSEMGQGVHTALPMLVAEELDVPLASVKLIQAPMDKIFGNVAMLKDSLPFHPDDQGRVKALAQWTVAKAARELGVIVTGGSSSVKDGWGPMREAGASARAMLVAAAAAQWQVPAAQCRTHDGEVLHPDGRRASYASLAQRAAAIDPGTPVLKLPQDFKLIGQPAPRRDTPSKVNGSARFGIDARPPGMLYAALHLPPRLGDTLAAFDAAPILAMPGVKKVLDLTPHLAQRSVSCAAVVADTWWRAKQAAAALPTQWKAGAQANLSSADVYAQFARLLDTEAGYAYHASGEVEGKVAQGLRQVSAEYRAPFLAHAAMEPVNCTAQVKNGRVMLWVSTQAPGIAVDVAAKVAGVDAKDVGIEVLLLGGGFGRRLEVDMIAQAVAIALQCDGAPVQLVWTREQDTRHDMYRPAALARFAARLDEHGRIASWDNKSVSGSITHQFLQRNFGLPGAGPDKTTAEGEFDMPYEIANQRIAHVIADSPVPIGYWRSVGHSHNAFFKESFIDELAHAAGQDGIAFRRAMLLKHPRHLAVLDAAVARAGSAPPGHAHGVALHQSFGSIVAQVAQVSVENGEIRVQRVVCAIDCGIAVNPNIIAQQMESAVLFGLSAALGGEITFKDGKVEQGNFHDYPVLRMGQAPEVETIIIASAEHPEGVGEPGTPPIAPAVANAIFILTGKRLRSLPLRLA, from the coding sequence ATGGCCGCAGAAAAAAACACGTCGCGTCGCCGCTTCCTGCTCGGTGGCCTTGGCCTCGGCGTGGCCGGCGTGGGCGCCCTGGTACTGGGCTGGGGCGTGCTGCCGCCGCGCCAGCGCCTGCACGGCAGCGTGCCGCTGCCGCTCCAGGATGGCGCCGTGGCGCTGAACGGCTGGCTGGCTATTCAAGCCGACGGCAGCGTGATCCTGGCCATGCCGCGCAGCGAGATGGGGCAGGGCGTGCATACGGCCTTGCCGATGCTGGTGGCCGAGGAGCTCGACGTCCCCCTGGCCAGCGTCAAATTGATCCAGGCGCCGATGGATAAAATCTTCGGCAATGTGGCCATGCTCAAGGATAGCCTGCCGTTCCACCCGGACGACCAGGGCCGCGTCAAGGCGTTGGCGCAATGGACGGTGGCCAAGGCGGCGCGCGAACTGGGTGTGATCGTCACGGGCGGCTCGTCGAGCGTGAAGGATGGCTGGGGCCCCATGCGCGAAGCTGGGGCGTCCGCGCGTGCCATGCTGGTGGCCGCCGCCGCCGCGCAGTGGCAGGTGCCGGCCGCGCAATGCCGCACGCACGATGGTGAAGTGCTGCACCCCGATGGCCGGCGCGCCAGCTACGCCAGCCTGGCGCAGCGCGCCGCCGCCATCGATCCGGGCACGCCCGTGCTGAAATTGCCCCAGGATTTCAAGCTGATCGGCCAGCCGGCGCCGCGCCGCGACACGCCGTCGAAAGTCAATGGCAGCGCGCGCTTCGGTATCGATGCGCGTCCGCCCGGCATGCTGTACGCGGCCCTGCATCTGCCGCCGCGCCTGGGCGACACCTTGGCCGCGTTCGACGCGGCACCCATCCTGGCCATGCCTGGCGTCAAAAAAGTGCTGGACCTGACGCCGCACCTGGCTCAGCGCAGCGTCTCGTGCGCCGCCGTGGTGGCCGACACCTGGTGGCGCGCGAAACAGGCGGCCGCCGCCTTGCCGACGCAGTGGAAGGCCGGTGCGCAAGCGAACCTGTCCAGTGCCGACGTGTATGCGCAGTTTGCCCGCCTGTTGGATACCGAAGCCGGTTATGCCTACCACGCCAGCGGCGAGGTCGAGGGCAAGGTCGCGCAGGGCTTGCGGCAGGTCAGTGCCGAGTACCGCGCGCCATTCCTCGCGCACGCCGCCATGGAGCCCGTCAACTGCACCGCGCAGGTGAAAAATGGCAGGGTGATGCTGTGGGTCTCGACGCAGGCGCCCGGCATCGCGGTCGACGTGGCGGCGAAAGTGGCTGGCGTCGATGCGAAAGACGTCGGCATCGAAGTACTGCTGCTCGGTGGCGGTTTTGGCCGCCGCCTGGAAGTGGATATGATCGCGCAAGCGGTGGCCATCGCCTTGCAGTGCGATGGCGCACCGGTGCAGCTGGTGTGGACACGCGAGCAGGATACCAGGCACGATATGTACCGTCCCGCCGCGCTGGCGCGCTTTGCGGCGCGCCTCGACGAGCACGGCCGCATCGCTTCCTGGGATAATAAATCCGTCAGCGGTTCCATCACGCACCAGTTTTTACAGCGCAACTTCGGCTTGCCTGGCGCGGGGCCGGACAAGACCACGGCCGAAGGCGAATTCGACATGCCGTATGAAATTGCCAACCAGCGCATCGCCCACGTGATCGCCGACAGCCCCGTTCCCATCGGCTACTGGCGCTCCGTGGGGCATTCGCACAATGCCTTCTTCAAGGAAAGTTTTATCGATGAGCTGGCGCATGCGGCCGGGCAGGATGGCATCGCCTTCCGCCGCGCCATGCTATTGAAACATCCGCGCCACCTGGCCGTCCTCGATGCTGCAGTCGCCAGGGCGGGCAGTGCGCCGCCCGGCCATGCGCACGGCGTGGCCTTGCACCAGTCGTTCGGCAGCATCGTTGCGCAAGTGGCGCAGGTATCGGTGGAAAACGGCGAGATCCGCGTGCAGCGCGTGGTGTGCGCCATCGATTGCGGCATCGCCGTCAATCCGAACATCATCGCCCAGCAGATGGAGTCGGCCGTGCTGTTCGGCCTGTCGGCGGCGCTGGGCGGCGAGATCACCTTCAAGGATGGCAAAGTGGAGCAGGGCAATTTCCACGACTATCCCGTGCTGCGCATGGGCCAGGCGCCCGAGGTGGAAACCATCATCATCGCCAGCGCCGAGCATCCGGAAGGCGTGGGTGAGCCCGGTACGCCACCGATTGCGCCGGCCGTGGCCAACGCCATCTTCATCTTGACAGGGAAACGGCTGCGCAGCCTGCCGCTGCGTCTGGCCTGA
- a CDS encoding EAL domain-containing protein: protein MFNSPYQRLRASLRVLYGSSIYGALLLVVFGGLVVPAIFGSYLLVGVHERQSARTSLNEALQRNADILALGMQESLWNMNAESAHSLVESVMRDRAVLLVQVLGQGDTEFIRLQAPQRPVGNLYRAERDILVRGERIGHIVVEMDDARSQQELREKQRSYIFVLGAQLAVSMALIVLFLNRRLLKPLRRLTRFSDRLSHGDFDTPLASHSNDELGRLTAQLEQMRAAIRQLFEDVGQREERFRTIVTQVPGAVFRYRPDGPIDFVSDAIEDIAGYSARQFMRGRTHAWADLICPEDRREHRRAVRQAVFEVRPYALEYRIIDAFGIERWVSENGQPQAGEQGVVWVDGIIADISQRKHHEMRIEALLTEQSAILDNVMFGVMFVRHRRIISVNRRCEELFGYAHAEMTGRSTAIVFPTHFEFEAAGERQYPALAAGGDFSEERHYLRQDGSQFWALVSGCALDPLHPNDGSIWVYADITSRKEAEEKLRLSATVLEHIADGVMVVDPAGIIVAVNPAFTQITGYHEAEALGRHSSLTRSQRHDAAFYDAMWHDLKASGFWRGEIWHQRKNGDIYLEWLTISAVRDTQGVTTHYVGVFSDITLLKESQEKLDHMAHHDPLTALPNRLLFHDRLQHALLRAARDQEQLAILFIDLDRFKNVNDTLGHHIGDELLQKVASQLAARLREGDTLARLGGDEFIVLLERVDGEYGATQVAEKLMTMFEQPFTVADHELFVTCSVGISLYPDDALDLNMLIRNADVAMYQAKARGRNGYRFYAPSMTGEGVERLRLETFLRRSLEKNEMFLNYQPQVEIDTGRLVGVEALVRWNHPELGLVPPVRFIPLAEDSGFINQLGKWVLDEACRQMMRWQAQGLRVPKMAVNLSVKQFERGSIAGMVADILKETGLEPQRLQLEVTESVIMNTGDALGFINDLHAIGVGLAIDDFGTGYSSLAYLKQLPVQTLKIDRSFIKDISTDVNDEAIAIAIIQLGKSMHLSVIAEGVETEEQAAFLLRHGCKLAQGYLYSRPVLAEDMLERWLDPLDRPLTN, encoded by the coding sequence ATGTTTAATTCGCCCTATCAGCGCTTGCGCGCCAGCCTGCGTGTGCTGTACGGCTCGTCGATCTATGGCGCCTTGCTGCTGGTGGTGTTTGGCGGCCTGGTGGTGCCCGCCATCTTCGGCAGCTATCTGCTGGTCGGCGTGCATGAACGCCAGTCGGCGCGCACCAGCCTGAACGAAGCCTTGCAGCGCAATGCCGACATCCTGGCGCTGGGCATGCAGGAATCGCTGTGGAACATGAATGCGGAATCGGCCCATTCGCTGGTCGAGTCGGTGATGCGCGACCGCGCCGTGCTGCTGGTGCAGGTGCTGGGGCAGGGCGACACGGAATTCATTCGCCTGCAGGCGCCGCAGCGGCCCGTGGGCAATCTGTACCGCGCCGAGCGCGACATCCTCGTGCGTGGCGAACGCATCGGCCACATCGTCGTCGAGATGGACGATGCGCGCAGCCAGCAGGAGCTGCGCGAAAAGCAGAGGTCCTATATTTTCGTGCTGGGCGCTCAGCTGGCCGTGTCGATGGCGCTGATCGTGCTGTTCCTGAACCGCCGCCTGTTGAAACCCCTGCGCCGCCTGACGCGCTTTTCGGACCGCCTGTCGCACGGCGATTTTGACACGCCGCTGGCCTCGCACAGCAATGACGAGCTGGGTCGCCTGACGGCTCAGCTCGAGCAAATGCGCGCGGCCATTCGCCAGCTGTTCGAGGATGTGGGGCAGCGCGAAGAGCGTTTCCGCACCATCGTCACGCAGGTGCCGGGCGCCGTCTTCCGCTACCGGCCCGACGGGCCCATCGATTTCGTCAGCGATGCCATCGAAGACATCGCCGGCTATTCGGCGCGCCAGTTCATGCGCGGCCGCACGCACGCCTGGGCCGACCTGATCTGCCCGGAAGACCGCCGCGAGCACCGCCGCGCCGTGCGCCAGGCGGTGTTTGAGGTGCGCCCGTATGCGCTGGAATACCGCATCATCGACGCCTTCGGCATCGAGCGCTGGGTGTCCGAGAATGGCCAGCCGCAGGCCGGTGAACAGGGCGTCGTCTGGGTCGACGGCATCATTGCCGACATCAGCCAGCGCAAGCACCACGAGATGCGCATCGAGGCGCTGCTGACGGAGCAAAGCGCCATCCTCGACAATGTGATGTTCGGCGTGATGTTCGTGCGCCACCGCCGCATCATTTCCGTCAACCGCCGCTGCGAGGAGCTGTTCGGCTACGCTCACGCCGAAATGACGGGCCGTTCGACCGCCATCGTCTTCCCCACGCACTTCGAGTTCGAGGCGGCGGGTGAGCGCCAGTATCCGGCCCTGGCGGCCGGCGGCGACTTCAGCGAGGAGCGCCACTACCTGCGCCAGGATGGCAGCCAGTTCTGGGCCCTGGTCAGCGGTTGCGCGCTCGATCCGCTGCACCCCAACGACGGCAGCATCTGGGTGTATGCCGACATCACTTCGCGCAAGGAAGCCGAGGAAAAGCTGCGCCTGTCGGCCACCGTGCTGGAACATATCGCCGATGGCGTGATGGTGGTCGATCCCGCCGGCATCATCGTCGCCGTCAACCCGGCCTTCACGCAGATCACGGGCTACCACGAAGCCGAGGCGCTGGGGCGGCACTCGTCGCTGACGCGTTCGCAGCGCCACGACGCGGCGTTTTACGACGCCATGTGGCATGATCTGAAGGCCAGCGGTTTCTGGCGTGGCGAGATCTGGCACCAGCGCAAGAACGGCGACATCTACCTGGAGTGGCTGACCATCAGCGCCGTGCGCGACACGCAGGGCGTCACCACGCATTATGTGGGCGTGTTCAGCGATATCACCCTGCTCAAGGAATCGCAGGAAAAGCTCGACCACATGGCGCACCATGATCCGCTGACGGCGCTGCCGAACCGCCTGCTGTTCCACGACCGCCTGCAGCACGCCTTGCTGCGCGCCGCGCGCGACCAGGAGCAGTTGGCCATCCTGTTCATCGACCTGGATCGCTTCAAGAATGTCAACGATACGCTGGGCCACCATATCGGCGATGAATTGCTGCAAAAGGTGGCCAGCCAGCTGGCGGCCCGCCTGCGCGAAGGCGACACCCTGGCGCGCCTGGGCGGCGACGAATTCATCGTGCTGCTCGAGCGCGTCGATGGCGAGTACGGCGCCACGCAGGTGGCGGAGAAGCTGATGACCATGTTCGAGCAGCCGTTCACGGTGGCCGACCATGAATTGTTCGTCACGTGCAGCGTGGGCATCAGCCTGTATCCGGATGACGCGCTGGACTTGAACATGCTGATCCGCAATGCCGACGTGGCCATGTACCAGGCCAAGGCGCGCGGGCGCAACGGCTACCGTTTCTATGCGCCGTCGATGACGGGCGAGGGCGTCGAGCGCCTGCGCCTGGAAACCTTCCTGCGCCGCTCGCTGGAAAAGAACGAGATGTTCCTGAATTACCAGCCGCAGGTGGAAATCGACACGGGCCGCCTGGTCGGCGTGGAGGCGCTGGTGCGCTGGAACCACCCGGAACTGGGCCTGGTGCCGCCGGTGCGCTTCATCCCGCTGGCCGAGGACAGCGGTTTCATCAACCAGCTGGGCAAATGGGTGCTCGACGAAGCGTGTCGCCAGATGATGCGCTGGCAGGCGCAGGGCTTGCGCGTGCCGAAGATGGCCGTCAACCTGTCGGTGAAACAGTTCGAGCGGGGCAGCATCGCCGGCATGGTGGCCGATATTTTGAAGGAGACGGGTCTGGAGCCGCAGCGCCTGCAGCTTGAGGTGACGGAATCGGTGATCATGAACACGGGCGACGCGCTCGGTTTCATCAACGATCTGCACGCCATCGGCGTGGGACTGGCCATCGACGACTTCGGCACCGGTTACTCCTCGCTCGCGTACCTGAAGCAGCTGCCCGTGCAGACCTTGAAGATCGACCGCTCCTTCATCAAGGATATCTCGACGGACGTCAATGATGAAGCGATTGCGATTGCCATCATCCAGCTGGGCAAGAGCATGCACTTGTCGGTGATCGCCGAGGGCGTGGAGACGGAAGAGCAGGCCGCTTTCCTGCTGCGCCATGGCTGCAAGCTGGCGCAAGGTTATTTGTATAGCCGCCCGGTGCTGGCAGAGGATATGCTGGAGCGCTGGCTCGACCCGCTGGATCGTCCACTAACTAATTAA
- a CDS encoding DUF1993 domain-containing protein — protein sequence MTFSIYSASIPVFKQILGSLAAILDKAETHAQDKKIDPNALLQFRLFPDMLPFVRQIQIATDFAKGCGARLAGVAVPPYEDSEQSFAELKARIVKTIAFLESLPQADIDGSETRAITTGSGEKTKHFTGQTYLFHYALPHFFFHATTAYDILRHNGIEVGKKDFIGSY from the coding sequence ATGACCTTCTCCATCTACTCCGCTTCCATCCCCGTCTTCAAACAGATCCTGGGCAGCCTGGCCGCCATCCTGGACAAGGCGGAAACGCACGCGCAAGACAAGAAAATCGACCCGAACGCCCTGCTGCAATTCCGTTTGTTCCCGGACATGCTGCCCTTCGTGCGCCAGATCCAGATCGCCACCGACTTCGCCAAGGGCTGCGGCGCACGCCTGGCCGGCGTGGCCGTGCCACCGTACGAAGACAGCGAACAGAGCTTTGCAGAGCTGAAAGCGCGCATCGTGAAAACCATCGCCTTCCTGGAAAGCCTGCCGCAAGCGGACATCGACGGCAGCGAAACGCGCGCCATCACCACCGGCAGCGGCGAAAAGACCAAGCACTTCACGGGCCAGACGTATCTGTTCCACTACGCGCTGCCGCACTTCTTCTTCCACGCGACGACGGCCTACGACATCCTGCGCCATAACGGTATCGAAGTCGGTAAAAAAGATTTTATCGGCAGCTATTAA
- a CDS encoding DUF1289 domain-containing protein has protein sequence MADKELPPRPDTPCVAVCSTTFDEICRGCGRSVVEVAHWVSMTDEEKEVVWVRILSQGYPRRNT, from the coding sequence ATGGCTGACAAGGAATTGCCGCCGCGTCCCGATACGCCCTGCGTGGCTGTCTGCTCGACCACCTTCGACGAAATCTGCCGCGGCTGCGGTCGCAGCGTGGTGGAAGTGGCCCACTGGGTGTCGATGACGGATGAAGAGAAGGAAGTGGTGTGGGTGCGGATTCTTTCGCAAGGGTATCCGCGCCGGAATACTTGA
- a CDS encoding DUF1415 domain-containing protein: protein MHMNTPPRHDDDNAVIIANTVAWLEKAVIGLNLCPFAKAVHVKKQIRYVVCESSNPEDLLAMLMDELQTLADTDPEQIDTTLLIHPYTLNDFLDYNEFLDVADAAVEDMHLAGELQVASFHPNYQFAETFEDDISNYTNRSPYPTLHLLREDSIERAVEAFPEASEIFDKNIATLEALGTEGWEKLGLPKVS, encoded by the coding sequence ATGCATATGAACACCCCGCCGCGCCACGACGACGACAACGCCGTCATCATCGCCAATACCGTTGCCTGGCTGGAAAAGGCCGTGATCGGCCTGAACCTGTGCCCGTTCGCCAAGGCCGTGCACGTCAAGAAGCAGATCCGCTATGTGGTGTGCGAATCGAGCAATCCGGAAGATCTGCTGGCAATGCTGATGGACGAGCTGCAAACGCTGGCCGACACGGACCCCGAGCAGATCGACACGACCTTGCTGATCCATCCTTACACCCTCAACGATTTCCTCGACTACAACGAGTTTCTCGATGTGGCCGATGCGGCCGTGGAAGACATGCACCTGGCCGGCGAACTGCAAGTGGCCAGCTTCCATCCGAACTACCAGTTTGCCGAGACGTTCGAGGACGACATCAGCAACTACACCAACCGCTCGCCGTATCCGACCCTGCACCTGCTGCGCGAAGACAGCATAGAGCGCGCCGTCGAGGCGTTCCCGGAAGCGTCGGAAATTTTTGACAAGAATATCGCCACGCTGGAAGCGCTGGGCACCGAAGGCTGGGAAAAGCTCGGCTTGCCGAAGGTATCCTGA
- a CDS encoding transglycosylase SLT domain-containing protein: protein MHENSFKSTVLAALALALAPALSQAYEAGVESDNAPVAATTPALIPMTAQVTAKLPTLDNRLQKTDRLLKNLSDNSDPLREADVWGRIRSGYAIPDINNQLVANHVNWYATRPDYIARTTARASRYIFHVVQELEKRGMPTELALLPFIESAFNPQAFSSANAAGMWQFVPATGRDFNLKQNMFKDERRGVLASTDAALTYLQRLYDMFGDWQLALAAYNWGEGSVQRAIKKNQALGKPTDFESLADLMPAETRNYVPKLQAVKNIIANPAQFGLTLPVVDNQPYFTAIDKTSDIDITVAAQLAELSMDEFKALNPQFNRPVIIGGEKTKILLPQENAAKFTTNLAQWGHALSSWTTHKITNARERIETLASKFGTTADVLRQANNIPQRTSLRAGSTILVPKTSATMNKDITQEIADSATMLLEADRPERAAKALRRVAKGGKVQAAPISLVKPRIQRGGGTSRAKARH from the coding sequence ATGCACGAAAACTCCTTTAAATCTACCGTCCTGGCGGCGTTGGCCCTGGCGCTTGCGCCCGCCCTCAGCCAGGCGTACGAAGCCGGTGTTGAGAGCGATAACGCGCCAGTCGCTGCAACCACACCTGCCCTGATCCCGATGACCGCCCAGGTCACGGCGAAACTCCCCACCCTCGATAACCGCCTGCAAAAGACCGATCGTCTGCTGAAAAACCTCAGCGACAATTCCGATCCGCTGCGCGAAGCCGACGTCTGGGGCCGCATCCGCAGCGGCTATGCGATTCCCGACATTAACAACCAACTGGTGGCCAACCACGTCAACTGGTACGCCACCCGCCCCGACTACATCGCCCGCACCACGGCGCGCGCCTCGCGCTACATCTTCCACGTGGTGCAGGAACTGGAAAAGCGCGGCATGCCAACGGAGCTGGCCTTGCTGCCGTTCATCGAGTCCGCCTTCAACCCGCAGGCCTTCTCCAGCGCCAATGCGGCCGGCATGTGGCAATTCGTGCCTGCCACGGGGCGCGATTTCAACCTCAAGCAAAACATGTTCAAGGACGAGCGCCGCGGTGTACTGGCCTCGACCGACGCGGCCCTGACGTATCTGCAGCGCCTGTATGACATGTTTGGCGACTGGCAACTGGCGCTGGCCGCCTACAACTGGGGCGAAGGCTCGGTGCAGCGCGCCATCAAGAAAAACCAGGCGCTGGGCAAGCCGACCGATTTCGAAAGCCTGGCCGACCTGATGCCGGCCGAAACGCGCAATTACGTACCCAAGCTGCAAGCGGTGAAAAACATCATCGCCAATCCGGCCCAGTTCGGCCTGACCCTGCCCGTGGTCGACAACCAGCCCTACTTCACGGCCATCGACAAGACCAGCGACATCGACATCACCGTCGCCGCCCAGCTGGCCGAACTGTCGATGGATGAATTCAAGGCCTTGAATCCGCAATTTAACCGCCCCGTCATCATCGGCGGCGAAAAGACCAAGATTCTATTGCCACAGGAAAACGCCGCCAAGTTCACCACCAACCTGGCGCAATGGGGCCATGCCTTGTCGAGCTGGACCACGCACAAGATCACCAATGCGCGCGAACGCATCGAAACGCTGGCGTCGAAATTCGGCACCACGGCCGACGTGCTGCGCCAGGCCAACAACATTCCCCAGCGCACCAGCCTGCGCGCCGGCTCCACCATTCTCGTGCCGAAGACTTCGGCCACGATGAACAAGGACATCACCCAGGAAATCGCCGACAGCGCCACCATGCTGCTGGAAGCGGACCGTCCGGAACGGGCCGCCAAGGCACTGCGCCGCGTCGCCAAGGGCGGCAAGGTGCAAGCCGCGCCAATTTCCCTGGTGAAACCGCGCATCCAGCGCGGCGGCGGCACCAGCCGGGCAAAAGCGCGTCACTGA
- the fabI gene encoding enoyl-ACP reductase FabI yields the protein MAFLQGKKILITGLLSNRSIAYGIAKACHREGATLAFTYVGERFKERITEFAAEFGSELIFDCDVSSDEQISAVFSNLAQHWEHLDGLVHAIGFAPREAIAGDFLDGLSRDSFRIAHDISAYSFPAMAKAALPLLHPGASVLTLTYLGAVRAVPYYNTMGLAKASLEASVRYLAESLGPRGIRANGISAGPIKTLAASGIKDFSKLLGFAAEHAPLRRNVTIEEVGNTAAFLLSDLASGITGEITYVDGGFSQVMAVNPEVE from the coding sequence ATGGCTTTCTTGCAAGGCAAAAAAATCCTCATCACGGGCCTGCTGTCGAACCGCTCCATCGCCTACGGCATCGCCAAGGCTTGCCACCGCGAAGGCGCGACCCTCGCCTTCACCTATGTGGGCGAGCGCTTCAAGGAACGCATCACGGAATTTGCTGCCGAATTCGGCAGCGAACTGATCTTCGACTGCGACGTGTCCAGCGATGAACAGATCAGCGCCGTCTTCAGCAACCTGGCGCAGCATTGGGAACATTTGGATGGCCTGGTGCACGCCATCGGCTTTGCGCCGCGCGAGGCGATCGCCGGCGACTTTCTCGACGGCCTGTCGCGCGACAGCTTCCGCATCGCGCACGATATTTCCGCCTACAGTTTTCCGGCCATGGCCAAGGCCGCGCTCCCCCTGCTGCATCCGGGCGCTTCGGTCCTGACCCTGACCTACCTGGGCGCCGTGCGCGCCGTGCCCTATTACAACACCATGGGCCTGGCCAAGGCGTCGCTGGAAGCGTCCGTGCGCTACCTGGCCGAATCGCTGGGCCCGCGCGGCATCCGCGCCAACGGTATCTCCGCCGGCCCCATCAAGACCCTGGCCGCCTCCGGCATCAAGGATTTCAGTAAGCTGCTGGGCTTTGCGGCGGAACACGCCCCGTTGCGACGCAACGTCACCATCGAAGAGGTCGGCAACACGGCGGCCTTTTTGCTGTCCGACCTGGCCTCGGGCATCACGGGCGAGATTACCTACGTCGATGGCGGCTTTTCGCAAGTGATGGCCGTCAATCCCGAAGTCGAGTGA